From a single Candidatus Cetobacterium colombiensis genomic region:
- a CDS encoding alanine/glycine:cation symporter family protein, translating into MDIINSSVNFLNDILWGYVLIAMLLFIGTYFTLKTKFVQIRYFVQMIKILGDSVGHKGGVSSFKAFCISTASRVGTGNLAGVAIAIASGGPGAIFWMWLIAIIGGASSFVESTLAQIYKVKDGEAFRGGPAYYMEKALNKRWMGVAFSILISITFGLIFNSVQSNTISLAFHEAFKLDRTIIGVALAIATGAIIFGGVQRIANFSAAVVPVMATLYILVSMYVIITNISMVPEVFRDIIENAFGIRQAVGGGIGAAIMTGVKRGLFSNEAGMGSAPNAAAAAETSHPVKQGFVQTLGVFTDTILICSCTAFMVLISGAHKTEGLTGIQLTQNALSSQVGGWGNVFIALCILLFAFSSIIGNYYYGETNIEFLTPNKMWLNLYRFGVIGMVMFGSIGELALVWNMADLFMGLMAVLNLIAIFLLGKVAFEALKDYSNQKENGLDPSFNKNDIDMPFEERVECWD; encoded by the coding sequence ATGGATATAATAAATTCATCTGTAAATTTTTTAAATGATATTCTATGGGGGTATGTTCTTATAGCAATGTTATTATTTATTGGAACATATTTTACTTTAAAAACAAAATTTGTACAAATAAGATATTTTGTTCAAATGATAAAGATACTTGGTGATAGTGTTGGGCATAAAGGTGGAGTATCTTCATTTAAAGCATTTTGTATTAGTACAGCTTCAAGGGTAGGAACAGGAAATTTAGCGGGTGTTGCAATAGCAATAGCGTCAGGAGGACCAGGAGCAATATTTTGGATGTGGTTAATTGCAATAATAGGAGGAGCTTCTAGTTTTGTAGAAAGTACATTAGCTCAAATTTATAAAGTTAAAGATGGTGAAGCTTTTAGAGGTGGCCCTGCTTATTATATGGAAAAGGCCTTAAATAAAAGATGGATGGGAGTAGCCTTTTCAATTTTAATTTCAATAACTTTTGGTTTAATTTTTAACTCGGTTCAATCTAATACAATTTCATTAGCTTTTCATGAAGCGTTTAAGCTAGATAGAACAATTATAGGTGTTGCATTAGCAATTGCTACTGGTGCTATAATATTTGGTGGAGTTCAAAGAATTGCAAACTTTAGTGCTGCGGTAGTTCCAGTGATGGCTACATTATATATATTAGTTTCAATGTATGTAATTATTACGAATATAAGTATGGTTCCAGAAGTATTTAGAGACATAATAGAAAATGCTTTTGGTATAAGACAAGCAGTTGGTGGAGGAATTGGAGCCGCTATAATGACTGGAGTAAAAAGAGGATTGTTTTCAAATGAAGCAGGAATGGGATCTGCACCTAATGCAGCAGCAGCAGCAGAAACATCACATCCTGTAAAACAGGGATTTGTACAAACTTTAGGAGTATTTACAGATACAATATTAATTTGTTCATGTACAGCATTTATGGTATTAATTTCAGGAGCGCATAAAACAGAAGGATTAACTGGAATACAGTTAACTCAAAATGCTTTAAGCTCACAAGTAGGAGGATGGGGTAATGTATTTATAGCTCTTTGTATATTACTTTTTGCATTTAGTTCAATTATTGGAAATTATTATTATGGAGAAACAAATATCGAATTCTTAACACCTAATAAAATGTGGTTAAATTTATATAGATTTGGAGTAATCGGAATGGTAATGTTTGGATCTATAGGAGAACTAGCTTTAGTTTGGAATATGGCAGATTTATTTATGGGACTAATGGCTGTTTTAAATTTAATTGCAATA